A stretch of Electrophorus electricus isolate fEleEle1 chromosome 3, fEleEle1.pri, whole genome shotgun sequence DNA encodes these proteins:
- the baalcb gene encoding brain and acute leukemia cytoplasmic protein, with protein sequence MGCGGSRTDALEPRYLESWTKETESTWLTSTDTDIPLSSIHSIPSENSSEAGFTSEKTGNPDIFDDGLPAPAQAYLKVSSAVSEAGLTDENLGGPPAVSASQEEKGLSSPGTTVQRRSVLCTEEITKWQDNRMSTKQVTITVTQSIRQVDKSGKIKEKSHTTFEVMKPRDSMKEAAVDSIVK encoded by the exons ATGGGTTGTGGAGGTTCTAGGACAGATGCCTTGGAGCCACGGTACTTAGAAAGCTGGACTAAAGAGACCGAATCCACTTGGCTGACCAGCACAGATACAGACATACCTCTGTCATCAATCCACAGCATTCCCTCAGAGAATTCCTCCGAGGCTGGCTTTACATCGGAGAAAACAGGCAACCCTG ATATCTTTGACGATGGCCTGCCAGCCCCTGCTCAGGCATACTTGAAGGtgagctctgctgtgtctgAAGCTGGCCTCACTGATGAAAATCTGGGTGGCCCTCCTGCAGTATCCGCCAGCCAAGAAGAAAAGGGGCTCTCTTCCCCTGGCACCACGGTGCAGAGGAGAAGCGTCTTATGCACTGAGGAGATC ACCAAGTGGCAAGATAACAGGATGTCCACCAAGCAGGTGACCATCACTGTGACTCAGAGCATCCGTCAAGTAGACAAGAGTGGGAAAATCAAGGAAAAATCCCACACTACCTTTGAGGTCATGAAACCCCGAGATAGTATGAAGGAAGCAGCAGTAGACTCTatagtaaaatga